A single region of the Pontibacter kalidii genome encodes:
- a CDS encoding amidohydrolase family protein, whose amino-acid sequence MTKRTYLSVVLAAALALPFGAAHAQDKKKEDAKWQVDAEHGPQKEISFTTNEGTWMSVDVSPDGKEIVFDMLGDIYIMPISGGKAKLLRTGRPYEVQPRFSPDGTYISFTSDAGGGDNIWVMKRDGSEAKQITNENFRLLNNAVWTPDGEYIIARKHFTNTRSLGAGEMWMYHRTGGTGIQLTKRKNDQQDAGEPFASPDGKYVYFSEDMSGGSNFEYNKDPNGQIYVIRRVDRHTGEVENVVSGNGGAVRPVVSRDGKQVAFVRRVRTKSVLFVHDLKTGEEWPIYDKLSHDQQEAWAIFGVYPYFSWTPDNKSIVFWADGKINKVDVATKQVANIPFEATATHYLADAVRHDHSKNGGVSPDKFTAKAIRHAVTSPDGKTLVFNAAGYIYKKELPNGKPERITKGQDFEFYPSFSPDGKHLVYATWNDDNFGGLYKLDIRRKNGKPTKLTTEKGFYTSPQFSPNGKFILYSKEGGNSHMGYAHGKEKGIFYIPADGGKATLVQERGANPQFNATSDRIFFTGREGDKFAFKSVDLSGKNEQTHYTSKYTDQFYPSPDNKWIGFVELFNGYIAPFTANGSGLDLSADTKAVPVARFTRDAGTSIHWSADSKKINWVLGDEYFSNDLKNRFNFVAGAPEELPAIDTTGTKIGLELKTDIPEGKVAFTNARIITMKGDEVIEGGTLVVDGNRIVAVGKDVNVPKDAKVIDAAGKTIMPGIVDVHAHLGTFRLGMSPQKQWSYYANLAYGVTTTHDPSSTTEMVFSQSEAVKSGAMVGPRIYSTGTILYGADGNFKAVINSLDDARSHLRRIKAVGGFSVKSYNQPRREQRQQVIQAARELDMSVYPEGGSTFFHNMTMILDGHTGVEHNIPVAPLYKDVLEVWKASNVGYTPTLIVNYGATNGEYYWYQKTNVWEKDRLLKFTPRSIIDGRSRFVTQVPDEEYENGYMATSRAAKALTDNGVKVNLGAHGQLQGLGAHWELWMLQQGGMTNHEALRAATLNGAEYIGMGHDIGSLEAGKLADLIVLDQNPLENIQNSEHVKYTMVNGRLYDAATMAEIGNTNKQPGKFWWESDKYATAFDWHEGTDTRFEGIAGEHCTCRH is encoded by the coding sequence TCATGCCCATCTCCGGCGGCAAAGCCAAACTCTTGAGAACCGGCCGCCCTTACGAGGTGCAGCCGCGCTTCAGCCCCGACGGCACGTATATTTCCTTCACCTCTGATGCAGGTGGCGGCGACAACATCTGGGTAATGAAGCGCGACGGCTCCGAGGCCAAGCAGATCACCAACGAGAACTTCCGCCTGCTCAACAATGCTGTCTGGACACCGGACGGGGAGTACATCATCGCGCGCAAGCACTTTACAAACACCCGCTCTTTAGGGGCCGGCGAGATGTGGATGTACCACCGCACAGGCGGCACTGGTATCCAGCTGACCAAGCGTAAAAATGACCAGCAGGATGCCGGCGAGCCCTTTGCCTCGCCCGACGGCAAGTACGTATACTTCTCGGAGGACATGAGCGGCGGCTCTAACTTTGAGTATAACAAAGACCCGAACGGCCAGATTTATGTGATCCGCCGCGTGGACCGCCATACAGGTGAGGTCGAGAACGTGGTGTCTGGAAACGGGGGGGCTGTTCGTCCTGTGGTTTCCAGGGATGGCAAGCAGGTGGCCTTTGTGCGCCGCGTGCGTACCAAGTCGGTGCTGTTTGTGCACGACCTGAAGACCGGCGAAGAGTGGCCGATCTACGATAAGCTGAGCCACGACCAGCAGGAGGCCTGGGCTATCTTCGGCGTGTATCCTTACTTCTCCTGGACGCCGGATAACAAATCTATTGTGTTCTGGGCCGATGGCAAGATCAATAAAGTGGATGTGGCTACCAAGCAGGTGGCGAACATTCCGTTTGAGGCCACTGCTACCCACTACCTGGCCGATGCCGTACGCCACGACCACAGCAAGAACGGCGGCGTGTCGCCTGATAAGTTTACAGCCAAGGCTATCCGCCATGCCGTAACCTCGCCGGATGGCAAAACACTGGTGTTCAACGCAGCAGGTTATATCTACAAGAAAGAACTGCCAAACGGCAAGCCGGAGCGCATTACCAAAGGCCAGGATTTCGAATTCTACCCCTCCTTCTCCCCGGATGGCAAGCACCTTGTGTATGCTACCTGGAACGATGATAACTTCGGAGGCTTATACAAGCTCGACATCCGCAGGAAAAACGGCAAGCCAACCAAACTGACCACAGAGAAAGGCTTTTATACTTCGCCGCAGTTCTCGCCGAACGGTAAGTTTATACTTTACAGCAAAGAGGGCGGCAACAGCCACATGGGTTATGCACATGGCAAGGAGAAAGGTATTTTCTACATACCAGCCGATGGCGGTAAAGCTACTTTGGTACAGGAGCGCGGTGCTAACCCGCAGTTCAACGCCACATCCGACCGCATTTTCTTTACCGGCCGCGAGGGCGACAAGTTTGCGTTCAAGAGCGTGGACCTGAGTGGCAAGAACGAGCAGACGCATTATACTTCTAAGTATACCGATCAGTTTTACCCAAGCCCTGACAACAAGTGGATCGGCTTTGTGGAGCTGTTCAATGGCTACATCGCACCATTCACGGCCAACGGCTCCGGCCTCGACCTGAGCGCCGACACCAAGGCCGTTCCGGTGGCCCGCTTCACCCGCGACGCCGGCACCAGCATCCACTGGTCAGCTGACAGCAAGAAAATCAACTGGGTACTGGGGGATGAGTACTTCTCCAACGACCTGAAAAACCGCTTCAACTTTGTAGCCGGAGCACCGGAAGAACTGCCAGCCATTGACACGACAGGTACAAAGATCGGGCTGGAGCTGAAGACGGATATTCCGGAAGGTAAAGTTGCCTTCACGAACGCCCGCATCATCACCATGAAAGGCGATGAAGTGATTGAGGGCGGTACGCTTGTAGTAGACGGTAACCGTATTGTGGCCGTTGGCAAAGACGTGAATGTACCGAAAGACGCGAAAGTGATCGATGCTGCCGGCAAAACCATTATGCCAGGTATTGTGGATGTGCATGCGCACCTGGGCACTTTCCGCCTGGGCATGAGTCCGCAGAAGCAGTGGTCATACTATGCCAACCTGGCCTATGGCGTCACCACCACCCACGACCCTTCCTCCACTACCGAGATGGTGTTCAGCCAGTCGGAGGCGGTGAAGTCGGGCGCCATGGTAGGTCCGCGTATCTACTCTACGGGTACCATTCTATACGGTGCTGATGGCAACTTCAAAGCCGTGATCAACAGCCTGGACGATGCCCGCTCGCACCTGCGCCGCATCAAGGCTGTAGGAGGCTTCTCGGTGAAAAGCTACAACCAGCCGCGTCGTGAGCAGCGCCAGCAGGTAATCCAAGCAGCCCGCGAACTGGACATGAGCGTGTACCCGGAGGGCGGCTCTACCTTCTTCCACAACATGACCATGATCTTGGACGGCCACACCGGCGTGGAGCACAACATTCCGGTAGCGCCGCTTTACAAAGACGTGCTGGAAGTATGGAAAGCCTCTAATGTGGGCTATACGCCTACCCTGATCGTGAACTACGGTGCCACGAACGGCGAGTACTACTGGTACCAGAAAACGAATGTGTGGGAGAAGGATCGTCTGCTGAAGTTCACACCGCGTTCTATCATCGATGGCCGTTCCCGCTTTGTGACACAGGTGCCGGACGAAGAGTACGAAAACGGCTACATGGCCACCTCGAGAGCGGCCAAAGCCCTGACGGACAATGGCGTGAAGGTGAACCTGGGAGCACACGGCCAGTTGCAAGGCCTGGGCGCGCACTGGGAATTGTGGATGCTGCAGCAAGGTGGCATGACGAACCACGAAGCGCTACGGGCAGCTACCCTGAATGGCGCTGAGTACATCGGTATGGGCCACGACATAGGCTCACTGGAAGCCGGCAAGCTGGCCGACCTGATCGTGCTGGACCAGAACCCGCTGGAGAACATCCAGAACTCGGAGCACGTGAAGTATACCATGGTCAACGGCCGCCTGTACGATGCCGCCACGATGGCTGAGATCGGCAACACGAACAAGCAGCCGGGCAAGTTCTGGTGGGAAAGCGACAAATATGCCACCGCTTTCGACTGGCATGAAGGCACCGACACCCGCTTTGAGGGCATTGCCGGCGAGCACTGCACCTGCCGCCATTAA
- a CDS encoding tellurite resistance TerB family protein: MEQEPTTLLKDYSIQEKGAYFCALATMASADGHASDEELEFLDMMGEAAELPENLRQEVEQVAKNPSQISLQKCLDTLKSSPLRFSLITDIISFAKSDGQYTQEEQQRIEEMATYLGVDHKQYSLLEEYVNKAGEAQQQGEDPTSQRFLNKNGFGDTLKNAGISPQMVQGMLGILAPIVIAKMMGGRRSKRYGGGMMGGLLGGLLGGGMMGGGMMGRRSSGGLGSMVSILGGLNGRRGYSSMGSGGLGGLLGGILGGGKRRGGW; this comes from the coding sequence ATGGAACAAGAACCAACCACTTTATTAAAAGACTATTCGATACAGGAGAAAGGCGCCTACTTTTGCGCCCTAGCCACCATGGCCTCCGCCGACGGGCATGCCTCTGACGAGGAACTGGAGTTTCTGGACATGATGGGCGAGGCGGCAGAGCTACCTGAGAACCTGCGGCAGGAGGTGGAGCAGGTGGCGAAGAACCCCTCGCAGATAAGCCTGCAAAAGTGCCTGGATACGCTGAAAAGCAGTCCGCTTCGGTTCTCGCTCATCACCGACATCATCAGCTTCGCTAAATCAGACGGGCAGTATACGCAGGAAGAGCAGCAGCGCATTGAAGAAATGGCCACCTACCTGGGCGTGGACCACAAGCAGTACAGCTTGCTGGAGGAGTACGTAAACAAGGCGGGTGAAGCGCAGCAGCAGGGCGAGGACCCGACCTCGCAGCGTTTCCTGAACAAGAACGGCTTTGGGGATACGTTAAAGAATGCCGGCATTTCGCCGCAGATGGTGCAGGGCATGCTGGGCATACTCGCCCCTATTGTGATTGCCAAGATGATGGGTGGCCGGCGGAGCAAGCGCTATGGCGGTGGTATGATGGGTGGCTTGTTAGGCGGCTTGCTTGGTGGCGGAATGATGGGCGGAGGCATGATGGGCAGACGATCATCCGGTGGCCTGGGCTCCATGGTATCCATACTTGGCGGGCTGAATGGCCGCAGAGGCTACAGCAGCATGGGCTCCGGTGGCCTGGGCGGACTGCTGGGAGGAATTCTGGGCGGTGGCAAACGTCGCGGTGGCTGGTAA
- a CDS encoding DsbA family oxidoreductase, whose protein sequence is MMLQIQVYSDYVCPFCFFGEVVLERALKGLQDKVQVEWMPFELRPEPTPTLKPAEDYLQTTWANAVYPMGEQLQVPIVLPKVSPQPYTHLAFEGYQFAKEQGKGEAYTHRMFTAFFQEEQDIGKVEVLVRLAGEVGLDEQDFREALETRKYEEAHQRELRKAYEEVGVTAVPTFIIGDKKVRGLLREEDLRRLIQLELQ, encoded by the coding sequence ATGATGCTACAGATACAGGTATACTCCGACTACGTGTGCCCTTTCTGCTTTTTTGGAGAAGTGGTGCTGGAGCGGGCGCTAAAGGGACTGCAGGATAAAGTGCAGGTGGAGTGGATGCCGTTTGAGCTTCGGCCGGAACCTACCCCCACCTTGAAGCCTGCGGAAGATTACCTGCAAACTACCTGGGCCAACGCTGTTTACCCCATGGGCGAGCAACTGCAGGTTCCCATTGTACTGCCCAAAGTTTCGCCGCAGCCTTACACGCACCTGGCTTTCGAGGGCTACCAGTTTGCAAAGGAGCAAGGAAAAGGAGAGGCTTACACGCACCGCATGTTCACGGCTTTTTTCCAGGAGGAGCAGGATATCGGTAAGGTGGAGGTGCTGGTAAGGCTGGCCGGTGAAGTGGGGCTGGATGAACAGGATTTCAGGGAAGCACTGGAGACACGCAAGTATGAGGAGGCGCACCAGCGGGAGCTCAGGAAAGCATACGAGGAAGTAGGCGTTACGGCAGTGCCTACCTTCATCATCGGGGATAAGAAAGTACGGGGCTTGCTGCGGGAAGAGGACCTGCGCCGGCTGATACAACTGGAGCTACAGTAA
- a CDS encoding CocE/NonD family hydrolase — MIRTKDLPRPLLLLLAVCLFAAQSMAQRVNQDSLYIRQHYEKAEYQIPMRDGKKLFTVVYSPKDKSKKYPILMNRTPYSVGPYGEGYKTSLGPSPILLREGYIFVYQDVRGTYMSEGEFVNMTPHLAKKKGKKDVDESTDTYDTVDWLVKKLDNDNGRVGQWGISYPGFYAAAGLMSNHPALKAVSPQAPIADWFWDDFHHNGAFFLPHAFNFLASFGLPRPEPTTERNPRFDHGTPDGYEFFMRLGPLKNANEKYLKGNVAFWDEMAAHPNYDEFWQARNILPHLKNIKGPAVMTVGGWYDAEDLYGPLKIYQTIEKNNPKLTNMLVMGPWVHGGWARTDGSNIGNVYFGEGNSDWYLKEVEAKFFNHYLKNKAKQPVKLPEAIVFEGGNNKWREFEVWPPKQAQERNLYLHANGKLSFEAPKAGETEASEFISDPAKPVPFSEAITVGMTREYMTDDQRFASRRPDVLTFQTDVLTEDLTLAGEILAQLKVATTGSDADWVVKLIDVYPDTAQANPHQPKKAMGGYQAMVRSEVFRGRFRNSFEKPEPFTPNQVTPVNVELQDVLYTFKKGHRLMVQIQSTWFPLVDRNPQKYVDNIFEANEEDFIKATHKVYHSPQQPTNLKVKVL; from the coding sequence ATGATCAGAACAAAAGACCTGCCAAGGCCACTTTTGCTGCTGCTGGCGGTTTGCCTATTTGCCGCCCAAAGTATGGCGCAGCGGGTAAACCAAGACTCGCTCTACATCCGGCAGCACTACGAGAAAGCGGAGTACCAGATCCCGATGCGCGACGGTAAGAAGTTGTTCACGGTAGTATACTCGCCGAAGGATAAGAGCAAAAAATACCCGATCCTGATGAACCGCACGCCTTACTCGGTTGGCCCTTACGGCGAAGGCTACAAGACCAGTCTTGGCCCCAGCCCTATCCTGCTGCGCGAAGGTTATATTTTTGTGTACCAGGACGTGCGCGGCACCTACATGTCGGAGGGCGAGTTTGTGAATATGACCCCGCACCTCGCCAAAAAGAAAGGCAAAAAGGACGTGGACGAGAGCACCGACACCTACGACACTGTGGACTGGCTCGTGAAGAAGCTCGATAACGACAACGGCCGCGTGGGCCAGTGGGGCATCTCCTACCCCGGCTTCTACGCCGCCGCCGGCCTCATGAGCAACCACCCTGCCCTCAAGGCCGTGTCGCCGCAGGCCCCTATCGCCGATTGGTTCTGGGACGATTTTCACCATAACGGTGCCTTTTTCCTGCCACACGCTTTTAACTTTTTGGCCAGCTTTGGACTGCCACGCCCCGAGCCTACCACCGAGCGCAACCCGCGCTTCGACCACGGCACCCCAGATGGCTACGAGTTCTTTATGCGCCTGGGCCCGCTGAAGAATGCGAACGAGAAGTATTTGAAGGGCAACGTGGCCTTCTGGGATGAGATGGCAGCGCACCCCAACTACGACGAGTTCTGGCAGGCGCGCAACATACTTCCGCACCTCAAAAATATAAAAGGCCCAGCCGTGATGACAGTGGGCGGCTGGTACGATGCCGAGGACCTGTACGGCCCGCTCAAGATTTACCAAACCATCGAAAAGAACAACCCGAAGCTCACGAATATGCTGGTGATGGGGCCTTGGGTACACGGCGGCTGGGCCCGCACCGACGGCTCCAATATAGGGAACGTATACTTTGGGGAAGGCAATTCGGATTGGTACCTAAAGGAAGTGGAGGCCAAGTTCTTTAACCATTACCTGAAGAATAAGGCAAAGCAGCCGGTAAAACTGCCGGAGGCGATCGTGTTTGAAGGCGGCAACAATAAATGGCGCGAGTTTGAAGTATGGCCGCCCAAGCAGGCGCAGGAGCGCAATTTATACTTGCATGCCAACGGCAAACTCAGCTTCGAGGCGCCAAAGGCAGGAGAAACAGAGGCCAGCGAATTCATCTCAGACCCGGCCAAACCGGTACCTTTTTCAGAAGCCATCACGGTTGGTATGACGCGCGAGTACATGACCGACGACCAGCGCTTCGCCAGCCGCCGCCCGGACGTACTGACCTTCCAAACGGATGTACTGACGGAGGACCTGACTTTGGCAGGCGAGATACTGGCACAATTGAAAGTAGCCACCACCGGCTCCGACGCTGACTGGGTAGTGAAGCTGATTGATGTATACCCTGATACCGCCCAAGCTAACCCACATCAGCCTAAAAAAGCTATGGGTGGCTATCAGGCTATGGTGCGCAGCGAGGTGTTCCGCGGCCGTTTCCGCAACAGCTTCGAGAAGCCGGAGCCTTTTACGCCAAACCAGGTAACTCCCGTTAACGTGGAGCTGCAGGACGTGCTGTATACGTTTAAGAAAGGGCACCGCCTGATGGTACAGATCCAGAGCACCTGGTTCCCGCTCGTGGACCGCAACCCGCAGAAGTACGTGGACAACATCTTTGAAGCTAATGAGGAGGATTTCATAAAGGCCACCCACAAAGTATACCACTCGCCGCAGCAGCCCACCAACCTGAAGGTGAAGGTGCTGTAA
- a CDS encoding serine hydrolase domain-containing protein has translation MLKYTYLALLVALGFSACQPQSTPTATTPVQQQSKTLYYYPGPGDDWERKNPEEVGMDAAKLQEAVAWAKQQETTQIEKDFSTQKEIFGEPLGPLPASRANTNGIILKDGYIVAEWGDTKATDPTYSVAKSFLSTILGITLDRGKIQGINEPVAKYVQDGGYDSEHNSKVTWAHHAHQTSEWEGEMWGKKHDFIGEEAFGRGERKPRALQEPGTFYEYNDTRINRFALSLLRVWEKPLPQVLKDEVMDPIGASQTWKWVPYRNSIVEIKGQQMPSVSGGTRWGGGLWISTRDEARFGYLFLRNGRWEDRQLISAEWVKEATTPGPVKADYGYLWWLNPEGKAWPDAPATSYAALGAGQNTVWVDPEHDIVIVWRWHDGKQNELFKRVLEAVR, from the coding sequence ATGCTGAAATATACTTACCTCGCGCTGTTGGTGGCTTTGGGCTTTTCCGCCTGTCAGCCTCAAAGTACTCCTACTGCCACTACTCCAGTTCAGCAGCAAAGCAAAACTTTATACTATTATCCGGGTCCGGGAGATGACTGGGAACGGAAAAACCCGGAGGAGGTAGGCATGGATGCCGCCAAACTGCAGGAGGCCGTGGCTTGGGCAAAGCAGCAGGAAACCACCCAGATAGAGAAGGATTTCTCTACGCAGAAAGAGATTTTCGGGGAGCCGCTGGGGCCACTGCCCGCCAGCAGAGCCAATACCAATGGCATCATACTTAAGGATGGGTACATTGTGGCAGAGTGGGGCGATACCAAAGCGACAGACCCGACTTACAGCGTAGCCAAAAGCTTCCTGTCTACTATTCTTGGGATTACGCTTGATAGAGGCAAGATCCAAGGCATAAACGAGCCGGTGGCGAAGTATGTGCAGGACGGAGGATATGACTCGGAGCATAACAGCAAAGTAACCTGGGCGCACCATGCCCACCAAACCAGCGAGTGGGAAGGGGAGATGTGGGGTAAAAAGCACGATTTTATTGGGGAGGAAGCCTTTGGCCGAGGAGAGCGCAAACCGCGTGCGCTGCAGGAGCCAGGCACCTTTTACGAGTATAACGATACCCGCATTAACCGCTTTGCTTTGTCATTGCTACGGGTGTGGGAGAAACCGTTGCCGCAGGTATTGAAAGATGAGGTCATGGACCCTATTGGCGCCTCCCAAACCTGGAAGTGGGTGCCTTACCGCAATTCTATAGTTGAGATAAAAGGGCAGCAGATGCCATCGGTGAGCGGGGGCACGCGCTGGGGCGGCGGCCTTTGGATCAGTACCCGCGATGAGGCCCGCTTCGGATACCTGTTCCTGCGCAACGGCCGCTGGGAAGACAGGCAACTGATTTCAGCGGAGTGGGTGAAAGAGGCCACTACGCCAGGCCCCGTAAAAGCTGACTACGGCTACCTGTGGTGGCTTAACCCGGAAGGCAAGGCCTGGCCTGATGCGCCTGCCACCAGTTACGCCGCCTTAGGCGCCGGCCAAAACACGGTGTGGGTAGATCCCGAGCACGATATCGTTATAGTATGGCGCTGGCACGATGGCAAGCAGAACGAGTTGTTTAAGCGCGTGCTGGAGGCGGTGAGGTAA